ATTGTAATTCCTTTTTACATACGTCTTTCCGTTTTCACCCAACGTCCTTAAAAGCTCACGGTCATGAAAGAGTTTGACCACTGTATTGGCTAATTCTTCGTGGTTTTCAGGCTCAATATAGATGCCACATTGCCCGTCTTCAACGATCTGTCTGCTTTCCCCGTCAACGCCGATGATGATGGGTCTTCCCATCGCCATTGCTTCAAACATTTTGGAAGGAATGACAGTTTTAAAGAGGTCATCTTTTTTTAACAGAATCATTGACACGTCCGAAGCGGCCAAAAAACCGGGCATCTTGTCCTTTGGTTGCTGCGGGAGCATGAGTACGTTACTTAATCCCATCCTCTCCTTTTCTTTCAATAAGGTTTCCCGTTCCGCACCATCGCCGACGAGGAGAAAGAGGATTCCTTTTTTATCTTCCAAGACTTTCCCTGCCTTCAATACTGTCCTCAATGCATGAGCCATTCCGTGGGTCCCTATATAGGAAACCACGAATGTATCGTCAAGACCGTATTCTTTGGATATTGCATTGTGCCGGGGCAGCGGTGTATACATTTCCAGATCCGCCCCGTTGGTAACAATTGATATGTACTTCTCGGATACACTTTTTTTCATGATATGGCTCTTGAATGCATGTGTCAGAGAAATGATGTGGTCAGCATGAAGGTAGAAGAACCTCTCAAGACCTTCAAGAAGGTTTATGACTTGCCGCTGCTTGATGGCACCTACTGTCACGATCGATTCGGGCCACAGGTCTCGTATTTCGAGAACCCATTTGCAGCGTTTGATACGGGAAACAAAATACCCCGCCATGCCGCAAAAGAACTGGGGGGAAGTGGAAACCACGATATCGACTTCTTTCACCAATGGGGAAAGAAGTGTGGCCGAAATCATATAAGACACGTAGTTTGCTGTCCGCTTCAGGAAACCTTCATTAGGGCTCAGGTACGTCCCTACTCTCAAGACTCTGATTCCCTGAACTTCTTCCCACTGATACAAACGATTCTTGTAGCCTGTATAAACAACACCTTTCGGGTGATTTGGAACACAGGTAAGGACGGTGACTCGATGGCCAGCCTTTACCCATCGCCTTGCATTTTCAAAAGTCCTGGAAGCAGGGGCATTCACTTCAGGAGGAAAATAGTGTGTAAGAAAAAGAATATGCATGAAAAATCTACCTCTCTGTCTCGATAACCAATTCATTCTTGAAGGGTAAACTTGCCTTATTGAAGAAGACGGTCACCACCGGGCATGCTCTTTTAATTCCAAATTCAGGGCAATACCAGCCGCTAGAAATCTGCCATTGGCTACCATTGGATAGTGAGATATTGGCCACCACCTTCTCGTCGTCCATTAGGGTAATCCCGGTACCCTTAGACAACACATTTAAATCCGGGTTGATGTGAAGTCTGAGTTCAAAATCATGACTGCCTTTCCCCTCAACCCGGTCTTCAATGACCAAAGTCTTTTCTGACCACGTAATATTCCGGTAGTGTATAGGCTTACCAACAAGCCGACGATATCCATCGTGAGCGCCCTTAAAACTCAGAACACCCCCCGTTTCTTCTTTTAATTCAGCGTAAAGTGGATGGGCCCGTCGGGCACAGCGATGAGCTCCCCAAACTTCCGACTGATTTATCCCGTCTATTGTGAGCGTGTTATGGCCTGCATTCCCTCGATTGTATTGCCGTATTTCTCCGTCCTCGTATTGACAGCAGCCTGAATCAACAATTATACGTTTGCCCCTTAAAGAAAGTTCAAAGCTCAGGTTGTCACAGTGCGAATGACCGGGCTGATAATTAGGACTAACGTCGCCGCAGTCAACGATTAATTTATCGCCTTCTCGGGGAGACATAATAAAATATCCGGTATCGGGGAAAGATTGAATGGTCATTCTCTCATCCGGTAATACCTCTGCGGTTAGACGTTCATAGTAATCCTGCAACTCCTTCGGCACTGCTTCTATACCAAAAGCTGCGTCATTAAACAGGGCAATCTGTCCGTCAGGATGGGTAAGATTCAGCAAAAATGATAACATCCTGGTCGTAACTGGTTTTAGATATTCAGATAACCCCGCAAC
This genomic window from Pseudomonadota bacterium contains:
- a CDS encoding alginate lyase family protein; translation: MPDLLCYGRTVFHLKLRQIAYQIIRLLGHKTKVSPITERVAIEESVILNQPIRRLMQGDKNTFTFLNVTQTFDLNQFDWSPMEVGKLWRYNLHYFDYLHEVGRCWENKVFLINDWIKKNPQGTFDAWEPFPISLRIVNWIKFFLSSETKGKLEERWLKSLYQQTLWLKKNLEYHLLGNHYFKNGKALIFAGLFFTGKDAQQWLEKGLAIIREELDEQIMSDGGHFERSPMYHSMILEDCMDLMNLCAGHNDRRVAGLSEYLKPVTTRMLSFLLNLTHPDGQIALFNDAAFGIEAVPKELQDYYERLTAEVLPDERMTIQSFPDTGYFIMSPREGDKLIVDCGDVSPNYQPGHSHCDNLSFELSLRGKRIIVDSGCCQYEDGEIRQYNRGNAGHNTLTIDGINQSEVWGAHRCARRAHPLYAELKEETGGVLSFKGAHDGYRRLVGKPIHYRNITWSEKTLVIEDRVEGKGSHDFELRLHINPDLNVLSKGTGITLMDDEKVVANISLSNGSQWQISSGWYCPEFGIKRACPVVTVFFNKASLPFKNELVIETER
- a CDS encoding glycosyltransferase family 4 protein, encoding MHILFLTHYFPPEVNAPASRTFENARRWVKAGHRVTVLTCVPNHPKGVVYTGYKNRLYQWEEVQGIRVLRVGTYLSPNEGFLKRTANYVSYMISATLLSPLVKEVDIVVSTSPQFFCGMAGYFVSRIKRCKWVLEIRDLWPESIVTVGAIKQRQVINLLEGLERFFYLHADHIISLTHAFKSHIMKKSVSEKYISIVTNGADLEMYTPLPRHNAISKEYGLDDTFVVSYIGTHGMAHALRTVLKAGKVLEDKKGILFLLVGDGAERETLLKEKERMGLSNVLMLPQQPKDKMPGFLAASDVSMILLKKDDLFKTVIPSKMFEAMAMGRPIIIGVDGESRQIVEDGQCGIYIEPENHEELANTVVKLFHDRELLRTLGENGKTYVKRNYNRELLAEKYLNTLLGVHGDHTADGGHS